The Daucus carota subsp. sativus chromosome 2, DH1 v3.0, whole genome shotgun sequence genome includes a window with the following:
- the LOC108209983 gene encoding uncharacterized protein LOC108209983, giving the protein MKALFKPTSSSLSTPTNYTHTNINHTCSQRLAQFPVRDVQAVICPRRGRVSVKAVLDSKEVKESRFKEPDIRNPTVSSSYRSCHYSKPNQTVLEAQTRVCTGPTQTKPLNEEQAFKVFDTILRSAKGELKDDEKVSKAQLGAFFAAMTIRANAFPEPTQWSEGERRAINAYWPHLVRVLSPDIIFVADPEGSIMGTGNSIGPQYVGNGTSDMRLVGALREVLAGGHLGYEEVQGVLRDVLPLNSENKSAIVTESLLSAFLIGQRMNRETDRELKAYCLAFDNELGPVPIADVKSLTHYGEPYDGNTRFFRSTLFVAAVRSCYDEASLLHGVDWMPPKGGITEEQMLKFMGADTNLSPLQAKRLLEDKGVGFAYVSQREACPSLYSVIGLREHIKKRPPLATTEKVQQIVRARGKESIVAGFYHEGYEEPLLMLMKRRGVHSGLVVKGEEGALSMTTKARSMNASKGLPVNYCAGFRSVDMPMPYEVDGVSLENFKFVVNAEEYGFDPTETPRTDKSVSRNIELGLAALRGEKGPAYDRIILNAGIVDHLLGCKGAEDISAALDRAREAIDSGKALDRLLNYIKMSHKVR; this is encoded by the exons ATGAAAGCTCTGTTCAAACCCACTTCATCATCTCTCTCCACACCCACCAACTATACACACACCAACATTAATCACACATGTTCTCAAAGGTTAGCTCAATTCCCGGTTAGAGATGTCCAAGCTGTGATTTGCCCCAGAAGGGGTCGAGTGAGTGTAAAAGCTGTGTTAGATTCTAAAGAAGTGAAGGAATCGAGGTTTAAAGAACCTGATATTCGAAACCCAACTGTCTCGTCTTCTTACCGGAGTTGTCATTATTCTAAGCCCAATCAGACTGTGTTGGAAGCTCAGACCAGGGTCTGTACTGGCCCCACTCAGACCAAACCTCTTAATGAAGAACAGGCTTTCAAGGTTTTTGATACCATTCTAAGATCAG CCAAAGGAGAACTAAAGGATGATGAGAAAGTGTCAAAAGCGCAACTAGGTGCCTTTTTTGCGGCAATGACAATCCGTGCTAATGCTTTTCCGGAACCAACACAGTGGAGTGAAGGGGAAAGGCGTGCAATAAATGCGTACTGGCCACACTTGGTTCGAGTCTTATCTCCTGATATAATATTTGTTGCTGATCCCGAAGGCTCGATAATGGGAACTGGTAACTCAATTGGTCCACAATATGTAGGTAATGGTACATCTGACATGAGATTGGTTGGCGCTCTTAGGGAAGTTTTAGCTGGGGGGCATCTTGGGTATGAGGAAGTTCAAGGTGTTCTGCGTGATGTTCTTCCACTGAACAGTGAGAACAAATCAGCAATTGTTACAGAGTCTCTACTTTCAGCCTTCTTGATAGGTCAACGTATGAACAGGGAGACTGATCGTGAGCTGAAAGCATACTGCCTTGCGTTCGATAATGAACTTG GTCCAGTGCCAATTGCAGATGTTAAGTCATTGACTCATTACGGTGAACCATATGATGGAAATACCCGTTTCTTCAGGAGCACACTTTTTGTTGCTGCTGTTAGATCCTGTTATGATGAAGCATCTTTGCTTCATGGTGTGGATTGGATGCCACCAAAG GGTGGCATAACTGAAGAACAAATGCTGAAGTTCATGGGAGCAGACACGAATTTATCTCCTTTGCAGGCTAAGAGGCTTCTTGAG GATAAGGGGGTCGGTTTTGCTTATGTGAGTCAGCGAGAAGCTTGTCCATCACT ATATTCAGTTATTGGGCTCCGGGAACATATAAAGAAACGTCCACCACTAGCAACAACTGAGAAGGTTCAACAGATTGTGAGG GCTCGGGGAAAGGAATCGATTGTTGCTGGGTTCTATCATGAAGGTTATGAAGAACCCCTTTTGATGCTTATGAAACGAAGAGGCGTTCATTCTGGTTTGGTGGTAAAG GGTGAGGAAGGTGCACTCTCAATGACAACAAAAGCCCGCTCAATGAATGCATCAAAAGGACTACCAGTTAATTACTGTGCCGGATTTCGCTCAGTGGACATGCCAATGCCTTATGAAGTTGACG GTGTGtcgcttgaaaattttaagtttgtggTGAACGCAGAGGAGTATGGCTTTGATCCCACCGAAACTCCAAGGACAGATAAATCG GTCTCAAGAAATATAGAATTAGGCTTAGCAGCTCTTCGCGGTGAAAAAGGTCCAGCATATGATCGAATCATCCTAAACGCTGGAATCGTAGATCACTTGCTTGGATGTAAGGGAGCAGAAGATATATCGGCAGCACTTGATAGAGCTAGAGAGGCTATTGACAGTGGCAAGGCCCTTGATAGGCTACTGAATTACATTAAGATGTCTCACAAAGTCAGATGA
- the LOC108210250 gene encoding AP-1 complex subunit mu-2, with the protein MAGAASALFFLDIKGRVLVWRDYRGDVTAAQAEKCFTKLIDKEGDADTQNPVVYDNGVTYMFIQHNNLYLMTASRQNCNAASLLLFLHRVVDVFKHYFEELEEESLRDNFVVVYELLDEMMDFGYPQYTEAKILSEFIKTDAYKMEVSQRPPMAVTNAVSWRSEGIRYKKNEVFLDVVESVNILVNSNGQIIRSEVIGALKMRTYLSGMPECKLGLNDRVLLEAQGRATKGKAIDLDDIKFHQCVRLTRFENDRTISFIPPDGTFDLMTYRLSTQVKPLIWVEAQVERHSRSRMEIMVKARSQFKERSTATNVEIELPVPSDAINPNLRTSMGSASYAPENDAVLWKIKSFPGGKEYMLRAEFNLPSITDEEAAPDRKAPIRVKFEIPYFTVSGIQVRYLKIIEKSGYQALPWVRYITMAGEYELRLM; encoded by the exons ATGGCTGGCGCGGCCTCGGCGCTGTTTTTTCTCGATATCAAAGGCCGTGTTCTGGTCTGGCGCGACTACCGAGGCGATGTAACCGCTGCTCAAGCTGAGAAATGCTTCACCAAACTCATCGATAAAGAG GGAGATGCAGATACGCAGAATCCGGTTGTGTATGATAATGGCGTCACATATATGTTTATACAACAcaataatttgtatttaatgACCGCATCCAGGCAGAATTGTAATGCTGCCAGTCTCCTCTTATTTCTGCATCGCGTAGTTGAC GTCTTTAAGCATTACTTCGAGGAGCTAGAAGAGGAATCACTTAGAGATAATTTTGTAGTAGTG TATGAGTTACTTgatgaaatgatggattttggTTATCCCCAATATACTGAAGCAAAGATTCTTAGTGAGTTTATCAAAACCGATGCTTATAAAATGGAAGTTTCGCAGAGGCCTCCCATGGCTGTGACAAACGCAGTGTCTTGGCGAAGTGAAGGAATTCGTTACAAGAAAAATGAA GTGTTTTTAGATGTTGTTGAGAGTGTTAATATACTCGTGAACAGCAATGGGCAGATAATTAGGTCTGAAGTAATTGGTGCATTAAAGATGCGGACGTATTTGAG TGGTATGCCTGAGTGCAAACTTGGGCTAAATGATAGAGTTTTGCTGGAAGCACAAGGACGGGCAACTAAGGGAAAGGCCATTGACTTGGACGACATCAAATTCCATCA GTGTGTGCGTCTTACTCGATTTGAAAACGACCGGACAATATCCTTCATACCTCCTGATGGAACTTTTGATCTCATGACATACAGACTCAGCACCCAG GTAAAGCCTCTCATATGGGTGGAAGCTCAAGTGGAAAGGCATTCTAGGAGTCGTATGGAAATCATGGTCAAAGCGAGGAGCCAGTTCAAAGAACGAAG CACTGCAACAAATGTCGAAATCGAGTTGCCTGTTCCCTCTGATGCCATAAATCCAAATCTGCGGACATCAATGGGATCTGCTTCGTATGCACCTGAAAATGATGCAGTGCTTTGGAAAATCAAATCATTTCCGGGTGGAAAG GAGTATATGTTGAGAGCGGAGTTTAATCTTCCCAGTATTACAGATGAAGAAGCAGCTCCTGATAGAAAGGCTCCAATACGAGTGAAATTTGAGATACCATATTTTACTGTTTCAGGAATACAG GTCCGATATCTGAAGATCATTGAGAAGAGTGGGTATCAGGCTCTACCTTGGGTGAGATACATAACTATGGCCGGTGAATATGAATTAAGACTCATGTAA
- the LOC108206240 gene encoding uncharacterized protein LOC108206240, with protein sequence MIRLSIAALQLSEVFVSSLVHMLYGFYIISTALAGDFSQALNEWIYKPYSNVREVTIDDSKILTSAVDLPPIVLVHGIFGFGKGKLGGLSYFAGAEKKDERVLVPDLGSLTSIYDRARELFYYLKGGQVDYGEEHSKACGHSQFGRVYGKGHYPEWDEDHPIHFVGHSAGAQVVRVLQQMLADKAFKGHESTSENWVLSITSLSGAFNGTTRSYLDGMQPEDGRSLKPLSLLQGCRVGVIIYDWIDIPWLKSYYNFGFDHYNISWKKIGIRGLVDCLLGNSGPFASGDWILPDLTLQGSLRMNIHLSTFPDTYYFSYATKRTTKVMGVTIPSGILGIHPLLFIRVLQMSQWRHPPDVSPPFKGYRDEDWWENDGALNTISMTHPRYPVEHPSSLVINDSECQPLQPGIWYYKIVEGDHILFIVNRERAGVQFDVIYDSIFERCRKHAFRRTPTLPNHAQH encoded by the exons ATGATTAGATTGTCTATAGCAGCACTGCAATTGTCAGAGGTGTTTGTGAGTTCTTTGGTGCATATGTTATatggattttatataattagcaCAGCTTTGGCCGGTGATTTTTCTCAGGCCTTGAATGAATGGATTTATAAACCTTATTCTAATGTTAGAGAAGTTACAATTGATGATTCCAAGATTTTGACCTCTGCTGTTGATTTGCCTCCCATTGTGTTGGTTCATGGAATCTTTGGATTTGGTAAAGGA AAATTGGGTGGGTTATCATATTTTGCTGGGGCAGAGAAGAAGGATGAGAGAGTTTTGGTGCCAGATCTTGGTTCATTAACAAGTATATATGATAG GGCACGTGAATTGTTCTATTATTTGAAAGGCGGACAAGTTGATTATGGGGAGGAGCATAGCAAAGCTTGTGGACACTCGCAGTTTGGTCGAGTTTATGGAAAAG GGCACTATCCTGAGTGGGATGAAGATCACCCAATTCATTTTGTTGGGCACTCAGCTGGGGCGCAGGTTGTTCGTGTTCTACAGCAGATGCTTGCCGACAAG GCATTCAAGGGGCATGAGAGCACTTCTGAGAACTGGGTATTAAGCATAACATCATTATCCGGTGCTTTTAATGGAACTACAAGAAGTTACCTAGATGGAATGCA ACCGGAAGATGGGAGGTCCTTGAAACCTCTATCTTTGCTACAGGGGTGTCGAGTAGGAGTAATAATTTATGATTGGATTGACATTCCATGGTTAAAGTCGTACTATAATTTTGGGTTTGATCACTACAACATTTCATGGAAGAAAATTGGTATCCGAGGTCTTGTTGATTGCCTCCTAGGGAATTCTGGTCCCTTTGCTTCTGGAGATTGGATTCTTCCCGATTTGACACTCCAGGGATCTTTGAGAATGAATATACATTTATCTACATTTCCTGATACTTACTACTTCAGCTATGCTACCAAGCGTACTACGAAAGTTATGGGTGTAACAATTCCATCTGGCATACTTGGAATTCACCCTTTGCTTTTCATCAGAGTGCTGCAGATGAGTCAGTGGCGGCATCCTCCTGACGTATCTCCGCCATTTAAAGGGTACAG GGATGAAGATTGGTGGGAAAATGATGGAGCACTCAACACTATATCGATGACACACCCACGTTATCCTGTTGAACACCCAAGTAGCCTTGTTATAAATGATTCTGAGTGCCAGCCCTTACAGCCAGGCATCTG GTACTACAAGATAGTTGAAGGTGATCACATTCTGTTTATTGTGAATCGAGAGAGAGCAGGAGTTCAGTTTGATGTTATATATGATAGCATCTTTGAACGTTGCAGAAAACATGCATTTAGAAGAACTCCGACATTACCAAACCATGCACAGCATTAG
- the LOC108205930 gene encoding large ribosomal subunit protein mL101 (rPPR4) encodes MASFMHKFGRSKSVVKRSKKHLEEALYKRLFKDGSSEISVRQQLNLFLKSKKKVYKWEVDDTLKILRSRNRFYPALKLSESMAERGINKTVSDQAIHLDLVAKAKGISAAEAYFVGLPETSKNHLTYGALLNCYCKESMTEKAEALMDKMKELNLGLTAMPYNSLMTLYTKTGQPERIPAIIQEMKSGDIVPDSYTYNVWMRALAAVNDISGVERVINDMKRDGRVVADWTTYSNLASIYVDAGQNVKAENALKELEKRNACKDLPAFQFLITLYGRTGNLLEVYRVWRSLRLAFPKTANISYLNMIQVLVKLKDLQGAEKCFSDWQSNCSTYDIRIANALIGAYLNEGLLNKAIELKAQSKKKGAKPNAKTWEIFLNYYLKEEDFKSAVDCVEKAISTGRGDGSKWIPQTEITQRLLGHFEQNKDVESAERFVESLKKSVDEVGADVFESLIRTYVAAGRTNPIMRRRIKMDNVDLSVEGIKLLDAVCSE; translated from the exons ATGGCGTCGTTTATGCATAAATTTGGGAGATCAAAGAGTGTAGTAAAGAGATCAAAGAAACATCTAGAAGAAGCCCTTTACAAACGTTTGTTTAAGGATGGCAGCTCTGAGATTAGTGTCCGACAGCAGCTCAATCTGTTTCTCAAGAGTAAGAAAAAGGTTTATAAGTGGGAGGTTGATGATACGCTCAAGATCCTTCGTTCTCGTAATCGATTTTATCCTGCTCTCAAG CTTTCAGAATCCATGGCTGAAAGGGGTATAAATAAGACTGTCAGTGATCAAGCCATACATTTGGATCTTGTTGCTAAAGCCAAAGGAATCTCTGCTGCAGAAGCGTATTTTGTTGGTCTTCCCGAAACATCCAAGAACCATCTTACTTATGGTGCTCTTCTGAATTGCTACTGCAAGGAATCAATGACTGAAAAAGCAGAAGCTTTGATGGATAAAATGAAAGAACTTAATTTAGGCTTAACTGCAATGCCTTATAACAGCCTGATGACACTGTATACTAAAACCGGCCAACCAGAGAGGATCCCAGCTATTATCCAGGAAATGAAGTCTGGTGACATCGTGCCGGATTCTTACACTTATAATGTTTGGATGAGAGCACTTGCTGCTGTCAATGACATTTCCGGAGTCGAGAGAGTTATCAATGATATGAAGAGGGATGGCCGAGTTGTTGCAGATTGGACTACTTACAGCAATTTAGCATCAATTTATGTCGATGCAGGCCAGAATGTAAAGGCCGAGAATGCCCTTAAGGAATTAGAGAAGAGAAATGCCTGCAAAGATCTGCCAGCTTTTCAGTTTCTTATAACATTGTACGGTCGAACTGGGAATTTACTTGAAGTTTATCGTGTATGGCGTTCTTTGAGACTTGCTTTTCCGAAAACAGCCAACATTAGCTATCTGAATATGATCCAGGTGCTAGTTAAGTTAAAAGATCTTCAAGGTGCGGAAAAATGTTTCAGTGACTGGCAATCTAATTGCTCAACATATGATATTAGGATAGCCAATGCCCTCATAGGTGCTTATCTGAATGAAGGCCTGTTGAATAAGGCCATAGAGCTCAAGGCACAGTCCAAAAAGAAAGGAGCTAAACCTAATGCTAAAACGTGGGAGATTTTTCTTAATTACTATTTGAAAGAAGAGGATTTTAAATCAGCAGTTGACTGTGTTGAAAAAGCAATTTCAACTGGCAGGGGGGATGGAAGTAAATGGATCCCACAGACAGAGATAACACAGCGCCTCTTGGGGCATTTTGAGCAGAATAAAGATGTTGAGAGTGCAGAAAGGTTTGTGGAGAGTTTAAAGAAGTCTGTGGATGAGGTAGGAGCTGATGTATTTGAATCATTGATAAGAACATATGTAGCTGCTGGGAGAACAAATCCCATAATGCGTCGCCGCATAAAGATGGACAATGTAGACTTGAGTGTCGAAGGTATAAAGTTGCTGGATGCAGTTTGTTCCGAGTGA
- the LOC108206124 gene encoding protein neprosin — protein sequence MVILCCVEMLGGVLLLPWPKKDNFLSYSDHRTRQDQCTETKTICLQEEEEETVHTSSSYMVSSSSYCKISPVISFLVLFLCVSSSVPPVFSSKPENIQQGNQTLRTGKEVQRLKLIKAHLKKINKPSVKTIQSPDGDSIECVPTHQQPAFDHPHLKGQKPLDPPERVRNGSADTASENYQLWSFSGESCPEGTVPIRRTTEQDVLRASSVRRFGRKFQRPIRRDTSSSGHEHAVGYVTGQQYYGAKASINVWSPRVASRYEFSLSQMWVISGSFGNDLNTIEAGWQVSPELYGDSYPRFFTYWTTDAYQATGCYNLLCSGFVQTSNRIAIGAAISPRSSYRGGQFDISIMIWKDPKHGNWWLEFGSGILVGYWPARLFTHLRNHASMVQYGGEVVNTRSSGYHTPTQMGSGHFAGEGFGRASYFRNLQVVDWDNSLIPPQNLKVLADHPNCYDIRGGINRVWGHYFYYGGPGRNSRCP from the exons ATGGTTATTCTATGTTGTGTGGAAATGCTGGGAGGTGTGCTGCTTCTTCCATGGCCTAAAAAAGACAATTTTTTGAGCTATTCTGATCACAGAACAAGACAAGACCAATGCACAGAAACAAAAACAATTTGTttgcaagaagaagaagaagaaactgTACATACTTCTTCTTCATACATGGTGTCTTCTTCTAGCTATTGCAAGATCTCCCCAGTCATTTCATTTCTTGTCTTGTTTCTTTGTGTTAGTTCTTCTGTTCCTCCTGTTTTTTCTTCGAAACCCGAAAATATTCAGCAAGGAAATCAGACATTGAGAACAGGGAAAGAAGTGCAGAGGTTGAAGCTCATCAAAGCTCATCTCAAGAAGATCAACAAGCCTTCTGTCAAGACAATTCAG AGCCCAGATGGAGATTCGATAGAATGTGTGCCAACTCATCAGCAACCAGCTTTTGATCATCCTCATTTGAAAGGACAAAAACCATTG GATCCTCCAGAAAGGGTGCGTAATGGTTCAGCAGACACGGCGTCGGAAAATTATCAGCTGTGGAGCTTTTCTGGAGAATCATGTCCAGAAGGAACAGTTCCAATCAGAAGAACAACTGAACAAGATGTTCTCAGAGCTAGTTCTGTTCGAAGATTCGGGCGAAAATTTCAAAGGCCTATCAGAAGAGACACTTCCAGCAGTGGCCATGAG CATGCAGTTGGATACGTTACTGGACAACAATATTATGGAGCAAAGGCCAGCATAAATGTGTGGTCGCCTCGAGTGGCTAGCCGCTATGAATTCAGCTTATCTCAGATGTGGGTCATTTCCGGTTCATTTGGAAATGATCTCAACACCATTGAAGCTGGTTGGCAG GTTAGCCCAGAACTTTATGGGGACAGTTATCCTCGATTCTTCACTTACTGGACT ACGGATGCATATCAAGCAACAGGGTGCTACAATTTGCTGTGTTCGGGGTTTGTCCAGACCAGCAACAGAATAGCAATAGGAGCGGCAATTTCTCCCAGATCATCTTACCGCGGTGGCCAGTTTGATATTAGCATCATGATATGGAAG GACCCGAAGCACGGGAACTGGTGGCTGGAGTTCGGTTCCGGAATCCTGGTAGGGTACTGGCCAGCACGTTTATTTACACACCTGAGGAATCATGCAAGCATGGTACAATACGGAGGTGAAGTTGTGAATACTAGAAGCTCTGGTTATCACACGCCCACACAGATGGGGAGTGGCCATTTCGCTGGAGAAGGCTTCGGCAGAGCTTCGTATTTTCGAAATTTACAGGTGGTGGATTGGGATAATAGCCTGATTCCGCCGCAGAATCTTAAGGTTTTGGCTGATCATCCGAATTGTTATGATATACGAGGAGGGATTAATCGGGTGTGGGGTCATTATTTTTATTACGGAGGGCCTGGAAGAAATTCGAGATGTCCCTGA